In Micromonospora sp. LH3U1, one genomic interval encodes:
- a CDS encoding DUF4236 domain-containing protein produces MGLMFRKRKKYGPIILNFTENGFSSWSIKIGRWSWNSKARAHRVDLPGPLSWKQDKSRS; encoded by the coding sequence ATGGGCCTCATGTTTCGCAAGCGCAAGAAGTACGGTCCGATCATCCTGAACTTCACCGAGAACGGCTTCTCCTCGTGGAGCATCAAGATCGGGCGCTGGTCCTGGAACTCCAAGGCGCGGGCGCACCGGGTCGACCTGCCGGGTCCGCTGTCCTGGAAGCAGGACAAGTCCCGGTCGTAG
- a CDS encoding putative leader peptide, whose amino-acid sequence MSQRDELLLTARVHVDLVRHASALC is encoded by the coding sequence ATGTCGCAGCGGGATGAGCTTCTCCTCACCGCTCGTGTGCACGTCGACCTGGTCCGGCACGCGAGCGCGCTCTGTTGA
- a CDS encoding ABC transporter substrate-binding protein, with protein sequence MSPPRRALLRTLAIAAALALLTATAGCGGDAAAGGSQANELRYQGSVGQVTLPELAADLGYLGDVRLNWIGNVTGGPQDIQATATGQSDFGGAFNGAIVKLAAANAPITAVVSYYGSDAQSFQGYYVLDDSPIRGPRDLIGKKIGMNTLGAHAEAVLKTWLARGGLTPAEIKQVELVALPPVNTEQSLRQKQIDVAVLGGVIRDKAIAGGGIRTIFTDYELLGAFSGGTYVFRDDFIKRNPETVKAFVGGVGKAIEWARTQPRETVVARMRDIITKRGRNEDPSLVAYWKSSGVAGRGGVIDEQEFGTWIDWLAAEGELKGDRPKPGDIYTNRFNPFVDGGGA encoded by the coding sequence ATGTCCCCACCCCGTCGCGCCCTCCTGCGTACCCTCGCCATCGCTGCCGCACTGGCTCTGCTCACCGCTACCGCCGGCTGCGGCGGCGACGCCGCAGCCGGCGGTAGCCAGGCCAACGAGCTGCGTTACCAGGGCTCGGTCGGTCAGGTCACCCTCCCCGAACTCGCCGCCGACCTCGGCTACCTCGGCGACGTTCGGCTCAACTGGATCGGCAACGTCACCGGCGGTCCGCAGGACATCCAGGCCACCGCCACCGGGCAGAGCGACTTCGGCGGCGCGTTCAACGGCGCCATCGTCAAGCTCGCCGCCGCCAACGCCCCGATCACCGCCGTGGTCAGCTACTACGGCTCCGACGCGCAGAGCTTCCAGGGCTACTACGTGCTCGACGACAGCCCGATCCGTGGCCCCCGCGACCTGATCGGCAAGAAGATCGGCATGAACACCCTCGGCGCGCACGCCGAGGCTGTGCTCAAGACCTGGCTCGCTCGCGGCGGGCTCACCCCCGCCGAGATCAAACAGGTCGAGCTGGTCGCCCTGCCGCCGGTCAACACCGAGCAGTCGCTGCGGCAGAAGCAGATCGACGTCGCGGTGCTCGGCGGGGTGATCCGGGACAAGGCGATCGCCGGCGGCGGCATCCGCACCATCTTCACCGACTACGAGCTGCTCGGCGCGTTCAGCGGTGGCACGTACGTCTTTCGCGACGACTTCATCAAGCGCAACCCGGAGACCGTCAAGGCGTTCGTCGGCGGCGTCGGCAAGGCCATCGAGTGGGCCCGCACCCAGCCCCGGGAGACCGTGGTCGCCCGGATGCGGGACATCATCACCAAGCGGGGCCGCAACGAGGACCCGTCACTTGTCGCGTACTGGAAAAGTAGCGGCGTCGCCGGCCGCGGCGGCGTGATCGACGAGCAGGAGTTCGGCACGTGGATCGACTGGCTCGCCGCCGAGGGTGAGCTCAAGGGCGACCGGCCGAAGCCAGGCGACATCTACACCAACCGGTTCAACCCCTTCGTGGACGGCGGCGGCGCGTGA
- a CDS encoding ABC transporter ATP-binding protein: MSTDKILFDRVTKTFPVRATRRGTAGAVTALDQVTLGVRPGEFLVVVGPSGCGKSTLLDLLGGLTQPTAGQVLVDGRPVTGPGLDRGIVFQQYALLPWRTAAGNVAFGLEAKRVPRAERAALIEHHLDLVGLRGFADRYPHELSGGMKQRVAIARSLAYDPDVLLMDEPFAALDAQTRDSLQDELVRIWARTGKTIVFITHGIDEAVYLGQRVAVLTSRPGRLKEVIDIDLGDRDAVEDVRSTDAFRHHRHQIWTLLRDEVRAAQAAEGTGVSHTEEARVG, translated from the coding sequence GTGAGCACCGACAAGATCCTCTTCGACCGGGTGACCAAGACCTTCCCGGTCCGCGCCACCCGGCGCGGCACCGCCGGCGCGGTCACCGCGCTGGACCAGGTGACCCTCGGGGTACGTCCCGGCGAGTTCCTGGTCGTCGTCGGCCCCAGCGGCTGCGGCAAATCCACCCTGCTCGACCTGCTCGGTGGGCTCACCCAGCCGACCGCAGGGCAGGTGCTCGTCGACGGCCGGCCCGTCACCGGCCCCGGCCTGGACCGGGGCATCGTCTTCCAGCAGTACGCGCTGCTGCCCTGGCGCACCGCCGCCGGCAACGTCGCGTTCGGGCTGGAGGCCAAGAGAGTGCCCCGGGCCGAGCGTGCCGCCCTGATCGAACACCACCTGGACCTGGTGGGCCTGCGCGGCTTCGCCGACCGCTACCCGCACGAGCTGTCCGGCGGGATGAAACAGCGGGTCGCCATCGCCCGCAGTCTCGCGTACGACCCGGACGTGCTGCTGATGGACGAGCCGTTCGCCGCCCTGGACGCGCAGACCCGCGACTCGTTGCAGGACGAGCTGGTGCGGATCTGGGCCCGCACCGGCAAGACCATCGTGTTCATCACCCACGGCATCGACGAGGCCGTGTACCTCGGTCAGCGGGTGGCGGTGCTGACCTCCCGGCCCGGACGACTGAAAGAGGTCATCGACATCGACCTCGGCGACCGGGACGCGGTGGAGGACGTCCGCTCCACCGACGCGTTCCGCCACCACCGGCACCAGATCTGGACCCTGCTGCGCGATGAGGTGCGCGCCGCCCAGGCGGCCGAAGGCACCGGCGTCAGCCACACCGAGGAGGCCCGCGTTGGTTGA